From the Leishmania panamensis strain MHOM/PA/94/PSC-1 chromosome 31 sequence genome, one window contains:
- a CDS encoding hypothetical protein (TriTrypDB/GeneDB-style sysID: LpmP.31.2890): MSHHNNSLAVNVQFSNSSSFSSGLPCMDKEGSTNVWAISAVEAPPDKMQAEEGSSTRADSPQPVDASSILPDEEEGALIRSQLFIPLPLAASSLKPESDRRVRDSTASTAHLEHRSFSSMQDNTTPPRMCTYFGDAAAAARVADPEVSVMLKSEPFDDIQASRSPVVSVAATAQASRTTSPARSTVSLNLRKMGASGRSLPAEFVVVNADKARTAHKLLTSLSAATIAQYRLVKFKVTQRIYRVYYDKWWSKFLQRPPAQSPLRFSESTQTQALLPRSVSAGTDFSDIDSFHASRSTSPAGDSPLTHAAAGVPSQGVQLFCSPKATASLFSLREGEESETRSAVTWSPAPGFRLQTFASASLSPLSPSFQHRTHNAFIPPPAPPTDRIAVRTNPAKLVDFGHHSEAPQRKKRHPALTPAVKLPVVTP, translated from the coding sequence ATGTCTCACCACAATAACTCCTTAGCAGTGAATGTGCAGTTTTCCAACTCTagcagcttcagcagtgGTTTGCCTTGCATGGACAAGGAAGGAAGCACCAACGTGTGGGCCATATCAGCCGTCGAGGCCCCGCCTGACAAGATGCAAGCTGAGGAAGGCAGCAGTACACGTGCGGACAGCCCGCAGCCCGTTGACGCGTCTTCGATTCTGcccgacgaggaggagggggcgctTATCAGAAGTCAGCTTTTCATTCCTCTGCCACTGGCTGCGTCGTCTTTGAAACCAGAAAGTGACAGGCGCGTGCGTGACTCCACGGCATCCACGGCACACTTGGAGCAccgctctttctcctccaTGCAGGATAACACAACGCCGCCTCGCATGTGCACCTACTttggcgatgcagcagccgcggctcGGGTGGCAGACCCAGAAGTGTCGGTAATGTTGAAGAGTGAGCCGTTTGATGATATTCAGGCCTCTCGCAGTCCTGTGGTCAGTGTGGCCGCAACCGCACAAGCATCACGCACCACCTCACCGGCGCGGTCGACAGTGTCGTTGAACCTGCGCAAGATGGGGGCCAGTGGACGCTCGCTCCCTGCGGAGTTTGTTGTTGTGAACGCTGACAAGGCGCGCACTGCTCACAAGCTgctcacctccctctctgccgccacaATAGCGCAGTACCGCCTTGTGAAGTTTAAGGTGACTCAGCGCATCTACCGTGTCTACTACGATAAGTGGTGGTCGAAGTTTCTTCAGCGCCCACCCGcgcagtcgccgctgcgATTCTCTGAGTCCACGCAAACCCAAGCGTTGCTTCCTCGCTCCGTCTCGGCGGGAACGGACTTTTCCGACATCGACTCCTTCCACGCTAGCCGCTCCACGAGTCCTGCCGGGGACAGTCCGCTCACGCACGCGGCTGCGGGGGTCCCCTCGCAAGGTGTGCAACTTTTCTGTAGTCCCAAAGCGaccgcgtctctcttttccctgcgcgagggggaggaaagcgagACTCGAAGCGCTGTTACGTGGTCACCAGCGCCAGGGTTTCGACTGCAGACCTTTGcctctgcatctctctcacCACTGTCGCCATCATTTCAGCATCGCACCCACAACGCCTTCATCCCTCCGCCAGCTCCCCCGACGGATCGCATCGCCGTGCGCACGAATCCCGCGAAGCTGGTGGACTTTGGGCATCACTCCGAGGCGCCACAGCGCAAGAAGCGTCATCCCGCCTTAACCCCGGCGGTAAAGCTGCCAGTGGTCACTCCTTAG
- a CDS encoding hypothetical protein (TriTrypDB/GeneDB-style sysID: LpmP.31.2880) has protein sequence MASNGSSSPSPVPHRRQSAKKSALNVASRVLEATSTFAEYAERRHELLAAINDGLEDHVRIMEEQAKQAVAHASAVAEVSRAQETECLEYIEGLEVRIRSLQRTKRECAAELNAFRAALTTDRQGLEEELHDLHRAVAEARRQKLLAQEEQEHYEMLRDAAKRRYELAESHLENFTAKVEHRFQEAVASLQASVQERKRWADEQCALNEKRVHEASWRAEQSHFGDFPCDAPEEAVRASSVTFATPCAAVVEPTCMHQLERDVAALGASAASRLQLIVEQQNAAEDRLDRPSLHITGEGCDSISALCHTSAQAVSEDENEIWKGKQRDTFDSVSASDVICPLSASEVAVKHTLMEVCATAASASPTTRAKAPARPHESSSRAAAPLRIATATPSVSWSAPSPIPQKVLLSAPVRKSSLLESSPPQSARAASPERRLIDDLPCSADAFATVFTARKC, from the coding sequence ATGGCGTCAAACGGGAGCAGCTCACCGTCTCCTGTACCACACAGGCGACAGTCTGCCAAGAAGTCGGCGCTCAACGTGGCCTCGCGGGTGCTGGAAGCGACCAGCACCTTTGCTGAGTATGCCGAGCGGCGTCATGAGCTCTTGGCAGCTATCAATGACGGACTAGAGGATCATGTGCGTATAATGGAGGAACAGGCGAAACAGGCTGTCGCCCACGCATCAGCAGTGGCTGAAGTTAGCAGAGCTCAGGAGACGGAGTGCCTGGAGTACATTGAGGGACTGGAGGTCAGAATCAGGAGCTTGCAGCGGACCAAGCGGGAATGTGCGGCGGAGTTAAATGCCTTTCGAGCAGCACTCACAACAGACCGCCAGGGCCTAGAGGAGGAGCTTCACGATTTGCATCGGGCTGTAGCGGAGGCGCGTCGACAGAAGCTACTCGCCCAAGAAGAGCAGGAGCACTACGAGATGTTGCGCGACGCCGCAAAGCGACGCTACGAACTGGCCGAGAGTCACCTGGAGAACTTCACAGCGAAGGTCGAGCACCGCTTCCAGGAGGCTGTTGCATCTCTCCAGGCATCGGTGCAAGAGCGGAAACGGTGGGCAGATGAACAGTGCGCCCTTAATGAGAAGCGTGTGCACGAGGCTTCATGGCGAGCGGAGCAGAGCCACTTCGGCGACTTTCCTTGTGATGCCCCCGAGGAGGCCGTGAGGGCTTCCTCTGTGACGTTTGCCACGCCATGCGCAGCGGTAGTGGAGCCGACATGCATGCACCAGCTGGAGCGGGACGTCGCGGCGCTCGGAGCATCTGCGGCGAGTCGATTGCAACTCATCGTGGAGCAGCAGAACGCAGCCGAAGATCGACTCGATAGACCTTCACTCCACATCACTGGAGAGGGCTGCGACTCGATTAGCGCGTTGTGTCATACTTCTGCGCAGGCGGTGTCAGAGGACGAGAACGAGATCTGGAAGGGAAAGCAGCGGGACACCTTCGACAGTGTTTCCGCCTCCGATGTGATATGCCCGCTCAGCGCTTCAGAAGTGGCGGTGAAGCACACGCTGATGGAAGTGTGTGCTACGGCTGCCTCAGCTTCGCCAACCACACGCGCAAAGGCTCCTGCGCGCCCTCACGAATCTTCTTCAAGAGCAGCGGCCCCCCTTCGTATCGCTACCGCCACTCCCTCTGTAAGCTGGAGTGCGCCATCGCCAATTCCCCAAAAGGTACTGCTCTCTGCTCCAGTGCGGAAGTCCTCGTTGCTGGAGTCGTCTCCTCCGCAGAGTGCACGTGCGGCATCCCCAGAACGCCGGCTTATCGATGATCTCCCGTGCAGCGCAGATGCCTTTGCGACCGTCTTTACTGCTCGCAAGTGTTAG
- a CDS encoding hypothetical protein (TriTrypDB/GeneDB-style sysID: LpmP.31.2900): MEYNGATPPMPHLRLPDDYIYNPLFFVPHSKSTPERGIGEDNVRASPHPRSHAVLPCTTYLHRPLRFAPPLSPARPVHSHRPRSGSRKAGPPHRSPHSFPAAASAPGQRDSSSVEVANASLLELSPMLAQGVRVQQRHLAVDHTAGHSVTAPSQDVTVDTTTVNFHTSIQRRTRATRLRIDYVHHCIEERDKAAKNIFFRPKGQSLPTSALNSPRGQHRTASVSAPCSTPLTPTSQHGSSAASLQTPRSTKAAHLRQQAASQRIEEAEKWRLEKGAEEGLAQAAIESASRQPLVSLKAGAPMSSSSKALSVERNGSALGEAAATSSNGAYPSHHTPCSRTSHTGSSADTIVSARERVKTSKRSASTHSAPREEWRAAVLTYFDDREKALDQQQNVAEATYGASEEVVLDARVSLASAKDLPCKPSDEALTVLRGESTSVKPNESIAVRLPPTACSDNKRMPPHHHCSGRSHTAQCDAGSPSPVALRDVRGTGTAPAVQITEAKMTPREDVRVAQRAASPKSSYQWEGDATSSSSMPSIVFTLSSTPREDIAGEELLKVRQDRPQVPAQGSGALESCDGAGDSALLLRGPRRGSEEHSPSTLGFRAPTAAAPSSGERGAGLPPVALSALSCLPSPMHAGASVLSDEARMPAAAASDPNEGKTEICCAGRETKRTLHLSGANKSPALRRPLEQAPQGTLEESSVHSNAGMLRRPAAFPPSVHAYPTQAHAPQTSSEESLDDVSLNLKLLSQDPHHTGSCVASTSGEVAAQPLIRRETTDQSTLIAAAPLQQQVRDDVAEGGVEKALTVVEEEQPESSALSTQSSFVSIDSYHAEEVVPTSAVARKPADEPLHAAALQAELLRHYRTAKSSSAVVESRLDSRVGQTTSLQSHAQVSSHREEIIRAVEDKLVLCGHDGVVPSSSLLLWNASVDIDAELRRIAPAAVSSESEASWSVATDVSQMIARGGVGALPAWRLPVTPTNCTQVAATWETRQRAAVAADLTNFSPTVEQPSRLLSDPVSESQTQQLVAAVVRSMPPYPPQMKGPVGREALDSLRLPNLQESGPCSPAPPSAAARAIAAVAASVENVATGAVRREVVAEKSVALADGRATDDAVNGAVSSDPVSALVSGQKANAGGLPVSRSAHRYDAHQRTVAAVSREKLSSLEDTDQPAAITNAVAVSSPVNDLPRPPTTRLPPRRFAVGSKDRPAEKTTEDLALRVESVCPPNRAESTHRMEETGDFATEGSADRRALVRTSLPTSPADTRAEAMVAKAVGGQNAVVLCDAGEAALLPRSESIESVISSVRRGEQKEVCAIPLNAAAAAAARREDATAGRSRSSSAGVGGAEGAKHSGTVPFGTSASLLTQLCTPERSFAVTSALPTENGSFSLRGMEAGQSPLERSGYGRHAVSLSNGRGEEELGEGVPHSHAPTPLLCRLQQRSRVTPPYDGVRQSTDIVAEEGTSDAPVTQPFSRSNASTRCLSAPATELQAAQNALEQARETAEETPAVPFDSSAIGALLAGEQRSVEEGRGTATANNIALEKSTVTSADVTLALAAVPDLYSHDSPARALSSPTSNGSPLFARSASSSLYHPGSLAAEPTTTSRSIVKSLERFDVLQ, encoded by the coding sequence ATGGAGTACAACGGCGCCACGCCTCCGATGCCTCACCTGCGGCTCCCAGACGACTATATATACAACCCGCTCTTTTTTGTACCCCACTCGAAGTCCACACCCGAGCGCGGTATCGGTGAGGACAATGTTAGGGCGTCTCCACACCCTCGATCACACGCAGTGTTGCCCTGCACCACCTACCTGCATCGTCCACTGCGTTTTGCGCCGCCGTTGTCGCCCGCGAGGCCAGTGCACAGCCACCGCCCCCGGTCTGGCAGCAGGAAGGCTGGCCCCCCGCACAGGTCACCTCATTCATTCCCTGCAGCCGCCTCAGCGCCTGGTCAGAGGGACTCTTCGTCAGTGGAAGTGGCGAACGCTTCGTTGTTGGAACTCAGTCCTATGCTGGCGCAGGGAGTGAGGGTACAACAGCGGCACTTGGCTGTCGATCACACCGCGGGGCATTCGGTGACGGCACCGTCGCAGGACGTTACAGTGGACACGACGACTGTCAACTTTCACACCTCCATTCAGCGGCGTACCCGCGCCACGCGGCTGCGTATCGATTACGTTCACCACTGCATAGAAGAGCGCGACAAGGCGGCGAAGAACATCTTCTTTCGACCGAAGGGACAGTCACTGCCAACGTCCGCGCTGAACAGCCCACGTGGACAGCACCGCACTGCTTCAGTTTCCGCACCGTGCAGCACCCCCCTCACGCCAACGAGCCAGCACGGTAGTAGCGCGGCATCTTTGCAAACGCCGCGGTCCACCAAAGCCGCGCATCTCCGGCAACAGGCCGCGAGTCAGCGAATAGAGGAGGCCGAGAAGTGGAGGTTGGAGAAAGGCGCGGAAGAGGGCTTGGCGCAAGCAGCAATCGAGTCAGCTTCACGTCAACCATTGGTGTCACTGAAGGCTGGAGCTCCAATGAGCTCATCCTCGAAGGCCCTCTCAGTGGAGCGCAATGGCAGCGCTCTCGGtgaggctgctgcgactTCTTCCAACGGTGCTTATCCGTCACATCATACACCGTGTAGCCGCACCTCACACACCGGGTCATCCGCTGACACTATCGTCAgtgcaagggagagagtgaagaCGTCAAAGAGGAGTGCTTCCACGCATTCTGCGCcgagagaggagtggcgaGCTGCCGTCTTGACCTACTTTGATGACCGAGAGAAAGCTCTAGACCAGCAGCAGAACGTTGCCGAAGCGACGTACGGGGCATCCGAAGAGGTCGTACTCGATGCCCGTGTGTCGTTAGCCAGTGCAAAAGACCTCCCTTGCAAACCAAGCGATGAGGCACTCACGGTTCTCCGCGGAGAGTCGACCAGTGTGAAGCCCAATGAGTCGATAGCGGTGAGACTGCCGCCTACCGCATGTAGCGATAACAAGCGCATGCCGCCTCACCACCATTGCAGCGGCCGCTCACATACCGCCCAGTGCGATGCAGGTAGCCCTTCACCTGTGGCTCTTCGCGACGTGCGCGGCACTGGCACCGCACCGGCGGTCCAGATCACAGAGGCAAAAATGACTCCGAGGGAGGATGTTCGAGTGGCGCAGCGTGCGGCCTCGCCAAAATCGTCGTATCAGTGGGAAGGCGACGCcacctcgtcttcctccatGCCATCCATAGTGTTCACGTTGTCGTCTACCCCTCGAGAGGACATCGCAGGCGAAGAGCTGCTGAAGGTTCGGCAGGACAGACCGCAGGTCCCCGCTCAGGGAAGTGGGGCTCTCGAAAGTTGTGACGGCGCAGGTGAcagcgcactgctgcttcgggGCCCTCGCCGAGGGAGCGAGGAGCATTCACCGAGCACCTTGGGATTTCGAGCACCtacggctgctgcaccttcttCTGGCGAGCGAGGCGCGGGGTTGCCTCCGGTTGCGTTGTCAGCCCTCTCCTGCTTGCCTTCACCAATGCACGCCGGGGCGTCTGTCTTGTCTGACGAGGCGCGGatgcccgctgctgctgcctccgaTCCTAACGAGGGAAAGACAGAGATTTGCTGTGCCGGGAGGGAGACTAAGAGGACATTGCACCTCAGCGGTGCGAACAAGTCTCCAGCGCTGCGACGACCTCTTGAACAAGCGCCGCAAGGCACACTCGAAGAGTCTTCAGTACACTCGAACGCAGGAATGCTTAGACGACCTGCTGCTTTCCCACCGTCAGTGCATGCGTACCCGACCCAGGCTCACGCGCCTCAGACCTCTTCCGAAGAATCTCTGGATGACGTGAGTCTGAATCTGAAGTTACTTTCCCAAGACCCCCACCATACAGGTAGCTGTGTCGCTAGCACATctggcgaggtggcggcgcaacCGCTGATTcggagagagacgactgACCAAAGCACGCTgatcgctgcagctccgcttcAGCAACAGGTACGGGACGATGTGGCAGAGGGTGGTGTGGAAAAGGCACTGACTgtcgtggaggaggagcagcctGAGAGCTCCGCCCTTTCAACTCAATCCTCGTTTGTGTCGATCGACTCGTACCACGCAGAGGAGGTCGTGCCTACTTCCGCAGTAGCGAGGAAGCCTGCAGATGAGCCTCTTCACGCTGCCGCATTACAAGCCGAGCTGCTACGTCATTACCGCACTGCAAAGTCCTCGTCTGCAGTGGTCGAGTCACGCCTTGACAGCCGTGTCGGTCAAACGACGAGCCTTCAATCGCACGCGCAAGTCTCATCCCACAGGGAAGAAATAATCAGAGCTGTAGAGGACAAACTAGTGCTGTGTGGGCACGACGGGGTTGTTCCCTCATCATCCTTGCTGCTGTGGAACGCGTCGGTAGATATCGATGCGGAGCTCCGCAGGATTGCTCCTGCCGCGGTAAGTAGCGAAAGCGAGGCCAGCTGGAGTGTGGCGACCGACGTATCCCAGATGATTGCCCGCGGCGGTGTCGGTGCGCTTCCTGCGTGGAGACTTCCGGTGACGCCGACGAACTGCACGCAGGTAGCGGCCACATGGGAGACGCGTCAGCGggcagccgtcgctgccgaccTCACCAACTTCTCCCCCACTGTCGAGCAGCCCAGCCGACTTCTCAGCGACCCTGTTTCAGAGAGCCAGACTCAGCAGCTTGTGGCAGCTGTGGTGCGGTCGATGCCGCCGTATCCGCCACAAATGAAAGGGCcggtggggagggaggctcTGGACTCACTGCGGCTGCCTAACCTTCAGGAAAGCGGCCCCTGTAGTcccgcaccgccgtcggcagcagcgagagcaatcgcagcggtggctgcatCTGTGGAGAATGTCGCAACGGGTGCGGTTCGACGTGAGGTAGTGGCAGAGAAGTCAGTGGCACTCGCCGACGGGAGGGCCACCGATGACGCTGTCAATGGCGCTGTCTCTTCAGACCCCGTATCAGCGCTTGTCAGTGGTCAAAAGGCGAATGCTGGCGGTCTTCCCGTTTCGAGGAGCGCACACCGTTATGACGCTCATCAACGAACAGTAGCGGCGGTGTCTCGAGAGAAATTGTCGTCCCTGGAAGATACGGATCAGCCAGCAGCAATAACGAatgcggtggcggtgtcgTCGCCGGTGAATGATCTGCCTCGCCCTCCCACCACGCGGCTTCCTCCGAGGCGCTTCGCCGTTGGCAGCAAAGACCGGCCAGCTGAAAAGACAACGGAGGACCTGGCCCTGCGCGTGGAGAGTGTGTGTCCTCCAAACCGCGCAGAGTCAACCCATAGGATGGAAGAGACCGGCGATTTTGCCACAGAAGGCAGCGCAGACCGACGAGCTCTCGTCCGCACATCCCTACCCACTTCACCGGCTGATACACGCGCAGAAGCGATGGTGGCGAAGGCAGTAGGCGGGCAGAATGCTGTAGTGCTGTGTGATGCGGGAGAGGCTGCGCTGTTGCCGCGGAGTGAGAGCATCGAATCAGTCATTTCCTCCGTGCGGAGGGGTGAACAGAAAGAAGTGTGCGCTATTCCACTtaacgcagcagcagcagcagcagcgcggcgagaAGACGCGACTGCGGGCCGatctcgctcttcctcggcAGGGGTTGGTGGCGCAGAGGGCGCCAAGCACTCGGGAACGGTACCCTTTGGCACTTCCGCCTCCTTATTGACACAACTGTGCACGCCTGAGCGGTCCTTCGCAGTTACCTCTGCTCTACCGACCGAAAATGGCTCCTTTTCCCTGCGTGGCATGGAGGCGGGGCAGTCTCCTCTGGAGCGGTCAGGGTATGGGCGGCATGCTGTATCGCTCAGCAACGGgcgaggcgaagaggagtTGGGCGAGGGTGTGCCGCACAGCCACGCGCCAACGCCGCTACTCTGTCGCCTCCAACAACGGAGTAGAGTGACGCCGCCGTACGATGGAGTGCGGCAGTCAACTGACATTGTCGCGGAGGAGGGCACGAGCGACGCGCCGGTTACTCAGCCGTTTTCCCGCTCTAACGCGTCGACGCGGTGCCTGTCCGCTCCTGCAACGGAGCTTCAAGCGGCCCAGAACGCACTGGAGCAGGCGAGGGAGACAGCGGAGGAGACTCCGGCGGTCCCTTTCGACAGCTCAGCAATCGGTGCTCTTTTAGCAGGGGAACAGCGCAGTGTAGAGGAAGGCAGGGGGACGGCCACGGCGAATAACATCGCTCTCGAAAAATCGACCGTGACGAGTGCAGACGTAACTTTGGCGCTAGCAGCAGTGCCGGATTTGTATTCTCATGACTCTCCTGCGCGCGCACTCTCCTCGCCGACATCGAACGGCAGCCCCCTTTTTGCTCGaagtgcctcctcctcgctgtaCCACCCCGGCAGCCTCGCCGCAGaaccgacgacgacgagtcGATCTATCGTCAAGTCGCTTGAGAGGTTCGACGTACTGCagtga